From the Rhea pennata isolate bPtePen1 chromosome 1, bPtePen1.pri, whole genome shotgun sequence genome, the window ACGTCGCGGGAGATCCAGACGGCCgtgcggctgctgctgcccggcGAGCTGGCCAAGCACGCCGTGTCCGAGGGCACCAAGGCTGTCACCAAGTACACGAGCTCCAAGTAAGCTGCCTCTGCGCTCGGAGCCGGACCCTCTCACCCCAAAGGCTCTTTTAAGAGCCACCCACTCTCTCAGTAAAAGAGCTTTAATTTGTGTAATTGACTGCAGTTTTTTCTATTCAGCTCTCCcttcaaaatcttttcataCCTGAAGGCACCTAGCAGCCCATTTTCCTTAAATAGCTCCTTTAAAGCACTTTTTCTCTTGAGtccttttttctgctgtgtacCTTCTACTGTTTAGTTCCTGACTGTGGCTTTCTATGCAGTGTTCCTCTGTTTTGGGCTGGTAGCGGTGTGGCTTCTTCTGGCCCCTCATGGCTGCTGCACTCTTGTTAGTGGCCAACTGCTTGCAGGACACTTTGCCACTCGTTGACTTCTGTACAGTCTGCTCGGTCCGCACTGTGGCTCAGCCAGAGACCCTGGCACCTGGAAGGGCAGAAAGGGAAGGTGGTGACAGTGCATTTGACACCATCTGTTGTTCTACCACTAGCTTGGCGAGAGACCCACAGCCCCTGGATACTGGCTGCAAGTAGCAAAGCCATGCAGCACCTGCTGGATGCTTCTTGCTGGAACCTATTGGTAGTTATGCTAGCAAGCTTACAATCGTATGTATGCTTCCTTAAAGAGTTTGgagtttatgaaaaaaaaaaatttattttagataagTGTGAacatcagctgtgaaatgattaaatgaaaacagaagtgaaaaatagttcttttaaaCAGCAGCAACTGGAATGagtttcctcccctcccccccacagATTTTAAACACCTTCTAAGtgttgttgggttttgtttttgttttacttcttgGGCAGGGCACCCTGTTACTGAGTACTTCTTTGGCCTAGTCTTTCCCATCGGGAGAAGAAATTACTGGAATAGTCCTGATTAGATAATGAGATCTACTGATAGAGCAGCTATTTGCTCCTGTCTTTAGTCTCAAGTTCCCAAGTGGAGATGAAGAAATGGTTACTAGCCGATTCATAATCCTTTATGCGTGCGCCAGCTTTTACGGAGCCGAGTGCCGTAAACCCGCAGTGCCATGGTGATCTCTTATCCCCTGCTGCCCTCTGATGGCCACCGCGAAGGCTGCCGAAGCACATAGTCCCAGGCTTCCCTGAAAGCACTCTGCATTTCTCCATGTCAGGCTCGGGCCGTCTGCTTCAAAGACAGAAGCAAACAACTGCACTAGCACGCACAACACCTTACTCCACATAACATAAATGTAGACGGTAGAAGAGCTGATTTGCCCTCGCAAAGGACCCGTGACAAAGCTCTTCAAAGCAAAACGTGGCTGGCTCTTAAATGAGCCTTTGGGCTGAGAAGCTCAAGTGATCTGCAGGCGAGAAGCATACCTGACCTGGTGTACTTGGTGACAGCCTTGGTGCCCTCGGACACGGCGTGCTTGGCCAGCTCgccgggcagcagcagccgcacGGCCGTCTGGATCTCCCGCGACGTGATGGTCGAGCGCTTGTTGTAGTGCGCCAGGCGCGACGCCTCGCCGGCGATGCGCTCGAAGATGTCGTTAACGAAGGAGTTCATGATGCCCATGGCCTTGGAAGAGATGCCCGTGTCCGGGTGCACCTGCTTCAGCACCTTGTACACGTAGATGGTGCACGGCAGTGCGACGTGTGGGTCGGTCAGCAGGGAGCGATGTGTGCTCCCCTGCGATCCCCAGGCGATGTGTGTCTCTACGATCGCCGTGAGCTGCcgtgtcgggggggggggggggggggggggcagcacgGAAACGTACTTGTCGGCAAAGTGCGCTTTGCTTGCGGCTGGCAGTGCATGAAGATGTGTGTCGCTGGGCAGAGTGAGAAGTGTGTGTGAACAGGGGGTAATGCGCGTGTGGGTGGGCACGGTGCCCTGCGTGTGCTTGGTCGGTTCCCCTTCGGGCGGCTTCACACGCGCGTGTGCCAAGCGCGGGAGCCCAGAGCCGCGGTCCCCCACGGCCGCGacgccgcgcccgccccgccctgCACGAGGCTCAGCCGGCGGGCGGGGTCTCGCTGCGGACGGGACGGCGCTCGGGTCGCCCCGCGGCAAGGCGGGAGCATCGCAGAGCGGCCCGCGGAGCCCGCCCACGTCCCGCGGGAGGAGGGTGGAGGTGTCGCCCGCGAGGAGGAGCCCGGTGCCCCTTCGCCTctgccgcctcccgccgcgcgcTGGCCGCGGCCCCGACCCCGTTgccggccggagccgccggccgcaAGGCCGCCGCAGGTACGCGGAGGCCGGGCCCTTGGCTTTCCCCAGCGGAGAAGCGCCCTTGGCCTGGGCAGCGGGGGGCAACAGAGGGccgagcggcggggccgggctctGGCATCAGGCTACTGCTTGTTTTCTGCACTGTGTGCCCACCGCGGGCCCCCACGCACTTCCTGCCTCCTACTCCGCTTCGGGTCCCTACTGCTCGCTGCCTTCCTCTTTTTGGCACGGTGCTTGGGGCCGGCGGGAAACGAGACTCAGCGGGGCTCAGTCGCCACGGTACCCCGCTTTTCAGGCGTCTGAAGTGCCTTTCCCGGCTTTGTAGAGGCAAAGGAATGAGAGGCTGCAGGGCGAAGTCGTTTTTCAGGTGTGGCGTCCTCTCTGGAAACCGCTTTGCGGAGTGCTGTAGCTTTTTTGAACGACTGCAGCTGGTCAAAGTGCCTTTCCCGCTGTTATCAGTCGGCATACAGAAAATCTCCCCCCACCCTCCGCCCCTCCTCATCTGTAGCTGCTCTAGGTTCGGCTAAAGCACAGGGACAGGTAAAGCACAGGTCAGGTTTCAgcagttctcctcctcctcgtactgctgctcctcagcagaGGCGCGGAGGCCGTTCAGATCCTGAgggggcagctgcagccttttcGCTGGGAAACCATCGCTTACTCTGGCCTCGCTGCAACAATAAAACAGTACTCGAAGAGGCCTGTCTCTGTGCCATAAGGCAGCCTGACTCCCTTCCTGGGATGCTGGCCCTACTCGGCGCTGAAGACAGCCCGAGGGTGCTCACACGAGGGTGTGAAGCCTCGCGCTTCAGGCTGAACGTCTGGGCAACTGGAGTCGCCGTCACGCAGTGTAgtatacacacgcacacatgtacacacacacacgcacgcgtGCCAGCACAGGGCCCGGGAGCCGGTGTCTCCGGCTGTTGAGGTTGCTCGTTGGGAGCCTCCGAGGGGGTCAAGGGGCCACGAGGTTGCATCGCGCCGGGGGCAGAGCGGGCCGCGGCCGGTTGCGGCGCCTCCGGTTGCAATGGTTTCCTGCAAGGGCCGGCAAGCTGCGCCTTCGGGTTTGCGCTCTCTGCTTATTTACTCGCAGGGCGGCTACATCTGCGCATGGGAAAACTAGGCGGGACGGAAAGCGgggtggaggaggggagaagagaaacCCTGCGGGAAAGACCAAGTTACATGAAACCGGTTCTTTTCGTGATATCTCAGATTAAGGAACTAGTAGCAGATGCTTATGTGATTAGCTGTAACTAACTCGACACACAGCCCCTTCGGTTATTTCCTTCCACCAACTGGGGACACAGGCTCTTCAGACCTCCTTTATCTTCTCAGATTCAATGCGTGCCGTGAAGGACATCttgatttgtgtgtgtatgtgttttgtttgtttgtttgtttgttttgggggggaggtAAGCGCAGGTGGGAGGGGAGAATTTCATCTTTCTTGTCCTTTCCGCTTGCTTTCCGCCTTCCTGTCAAGATCTGGCTTGGATTTAACTTCTTTGTCCTTGGATTCTTTTTACCCACTTGTGACCGAGGCATTAATCACGCACACTCGCACCACTCATCTTTACTGAACGACCAGTAGTCATCCCGCGTGGCTTCTCCTCTGTGGAAACATTCCTGTCAGGGCTTCAGTTTGCTTCTCCTTCTGGCACTGCTGCCACTACTTCTTCCTCGCCCAGCCCATCTCCGAGGAAGCCTTGCGTGGAGCTGTCACGCCCACGGCCCCCACTTTGTCCCGTAGAGGCCCGGGTTCAGCAGGAAGTGCCGAAACGGGGAGGCTGCGCACACCTGTAGCCGTGCCCCGGagcagcgcggcgcagcgctACAGCGCAAGCCGCCTTCACACAGGCAGCACCGGCACAGGCGGCCCCTTTCTCCGCCTCTTTGTCGGCCACTCTGCCCGCAGCTCTCGGTGCCTCTGCCCGGCCCCCgcctccctccagcagctgcccGGGCTCCCGCGTCCCGCGCCCTCcccgtgctgctgcccgcaCCCGCGCTCCCTGCCACCCGTGACCCTCGCCATGCTCTTCCTCCGCAGCTCACCTCGTCGCCCTTGCCTTTTCCCGCCTTCGCCCTTCTCCTAGACAGCCCCTCCCCACTCACACGGTCTCGCAATCCCTCCGAAAGATTCGTTTCAAAGAAAGTTTCGCACCACACCCCTCAGCCCTACTCTAACAGCGTTGGTCTTCCCGTTCAGAGACCCTGCTAAACTTCTTCCGCCTGCTTATCAGCCGCAAAATTATGCTTCAACCTCTCCGAGGCCGGCTTTGACCGCTTCCTCTAATGGCCCATCAGTTAGTCACCCGCCAGCTCCGATCTTTCTTATTGTCTCCCTTATCTCCTGCTCCTCAGGGCTTGTGTATCTGAAGCCTTAACTGACTCCTTTCCTTGGCTCCGCTCTCCGTCTTGAAGTCGAACAGCCGCCTAAGCAGGTAGCCTCgcaaaagagagagatgttCTTCCTTCCCACGCCCGTGGGTAATTCCCATCTATCTCTACAGCTCCAGCACTCTGCACGAC encodes:
- the LOC134144019 gene encoding late histone H2B.L4-like is translated as MAKAAGTGGAAAAAPIYRGETRADWFAAESCPPPAPGRSPPLGLCFFLLKKTKKVSYSIYVYKVLKQVHPDTGISSKAMGIMNSFVNDIFERIAGEASRLAHYNKRSTITSREIQTAVRLLLPGELAKHAVSEGTKAVTKYTRCQGLWLSHSADRADCTEVNEWQSVLQAVGH